The sequence GGTAGCGGTAAAGTTGTCTGAAGGTCTGAACTGTAAGGTCAGTTGCGCGTTATCACGTACCCGCTCAGTATTGGAGAAGGCATAGCGAATATCATTGGGGCGGGTATACAGCTGGCCCTGTTCCGGTGCGTTACGCACTTCCGTTTCAGTGTTGTTCCAGAGCCGGTCGGCATCGGCAAGATCATCCCAGTAATCCACCTGCCAGTCATTGACTGTGGCCCCGGTATAGCCGGAGTCCCGTTGCTGATGGCTGGCAGAGAGGCTGACACCAAATCTGGCTTCATCATCGGTATAGCTGAAAATACCTGAAACTTCAGGCGTAACATCATCGCCGGTCCGATTGGTGGTGTCATGGGCGGCTTTCACACCGACGCTGGCCACCATTCCCTCGTTGTCCAGAGGCCGTGCGGTTTTAACGTTAATAGTGGCACCGATGCCGCCAGTGGCGATATCCGCCTTGCCGGTCTTATACACTTCCACTGCTCTGATACTCTCAGAAGCAAGATTGGCAAAATCAAAGGCCCGTGCGTTACCTCCACGGGTGGTGCCATCGGCTCCGGAACCTGCACCATAAGTGGTGGCAGAAGGCATGGTACGGCCATTTAAGGTGACCATATTGTTATCACCACCGAAGCCACGTACCGTCACTTCTGAGCCTTCACCATTAGTGCGGCTGATGGACACACCAGTAATACGCTGCAGGGACTCCGCCAGGTTAGTGTCCGGGAATTTACCTATGTCCTCTGAGGAGATGGCATCCACCACCCCCATAGAACTGCGTTTAATCATGGTCGCTTCCTGCATACTGGAACGCAGACCGCGTACCTGTATGACTTCTACGGCATTGTCCTGGGCCTGATCAGTCTGAGTCTGATTCTCCTGCCCGTGGAGGGGCAAGACCACCGCGCCGCCCATCAGCAGCGAAATACTTTTCGCCAGAGCGGACTTTGTAAATCTTCGTTGTGTTTTCATTCTGTTGTATCCCTCAATGTGTTAGTGAGTGACCCTGCGCAGATTTTTTTTGTGCTCACCTTCAGGCGTACTGCCAGCATCTGCGGCTCTGTGTCTAACGCTGGCCCGATGGTTTTTACGAAATACAACATCAAAACGAGACCAACGTTATGAAAACGATTGTAGTATGACCCCGTTGACTTTTAGCTTGTAAAAATACGTTTATAGATTGTGATTTTTAACAAATGATTAACAGCGGGTTACGAAATTTAAGAATTTAAACGCTGAGGAAGGAAGCAATAGTAAACCGGCCACTCAGAGGATTGAGGTCATAACCATAATCAGGCCCGATGTCCCCTGAATGCAGGGAAGAACAACGATAGATCAGCGCCCGGTTGAAGCGGGCTGGAATGGATGCGATGCGCTCAAAAACAGAGGTGTCGCCATTGATATAGCCCGTCGGCAGGGCTGATTCTCTCAGATCTGCCTCCAGCCGGTGCTGATATTCAGACTGACGTTCAGCAGTGACAGATTCAAAGCCGGTACTGCGATGGCGGTAGAAGCTGGTACCGCCATGCTGTTCATTGCACAGATAGTGGATTATCGCCAGTTCATCCGGATGAGGCCGGTCAAAATGAGGCAGGCGTTGTAGCAGAGTTAATTCATTTGCTGGCGTGCTGACCAGAGAATAATAGCAATCGGCCTTGCCTAACTCGCCAGCCGACGCCCCGAAAAAGGAGATCAGATGCAGAACAAGCTGTTCCAGCAGAAACTGCCCGTAGGCCGGCGGTGCCGGTGAGCGCAAGCCCGGATACTGACCGTCGGCGGGCAACACATTGGTCTGTTGCATGGCAAAATCGATAAGACCACCGGGATTTGGCACAAAGTCATCCACGATCAGCAGTGGCTGCTGCTCATGGCCAATATGCTGAACGGTCAGTTGCATCAGTAAACTTTCCGGGCTTTGCAGTGCTGATCAATAAACTCCTGATGCGAGGGCATATAATCCACCGATTTACGAATCACGCCACGAATGCTCTCCAGTCGCCGGGCCAGTTCCTGCTCGCTGAAAATATCCGCCAGCGGATGATAACCCCGCGGCTCAATGCCCTGCCCCAGCATCACTTCAAACCAGCTCAAATCACTGAACATTTCGTTGTTGAAGCGAAACACCCGCCCGTTGGAGCGAAATTGCTCTATTTTCTGGGTCAGTTCCTCGGGTACATCCATGGTCCGACAGTAATCCCAGAACGGCGAGTCATCCCGCTGCGTGGCATAATAGTGCAGGATCAGAAAATCCCGGATCCTGTCATAGTCGAAGTGCATCTGACGGTTAAATTCATCAATATCGGCCTGCGCAAACTGGCGGTCAGGAAAGAAGCTGAACAACTTGGAAATTGCCGCCTGCACCATATGCAGACTGGTAGACTCCAGTGGCTCCATAAAGCCTCCGGCAAGGCCAACGGCCAGGCAGTTCTTGTTCCAGAACTGCTTGCGCTTACCGGTTTTAAAGCGGATCCGGCGTGGTTCGGCCAGCGGCTCGCCATCCAGATTTTTAAGCAGGATATGGGTGGCTTCATCTTCTGACATAAACTGACTGCAATACACATGGCCGTTACCCACGCGGTGCTGCAACGGAATTCGCCACTGCCAGCCGGCTTTTTGCGCGCTGGCACGGGTAAAGGGCCAGGGCTCCTTAGTATTAGCGCTGGGCACCGCAATGGCATTGTCACAAGGCAGCCAGTGGCTCCAGTCCTCAAAGCCGGTTTTCAGGGTCTGTTCGATCAGCAGGCCACGAAACCCTGAACAATCAATAAAAAAGTCGGCTTCATGTTCACTGCCATCTTCGAGCAGCAATGAATGGATAAAGCCGTTGTCATGCTGGCGTACCTCAACCACCTTGCCTTCGGTGCGCTGCACGCCCCACCCCTGCGACAACTCGCGAAGGTATTTGGCAAACAGGCCCGCATCAAAATGAAAGGCATAGGCGATATTTGACAAGGGGGAGTTACCTGCGTCGATGGAGCGCATAAAACGTTTTTCATGGCAGGCCAGCGACGTCAGCGTATAGTCATCCAGCGGCGCTGCCTTGCCCAAAGCCCGCAGTTTCAGCCAGTAATGGTAGAACTGCACACCTTCCATGTTCTTGCCCACGTCGCCGAAAGCGTGGAAATAACTGCTGCCGGGCTTGTGCCAGTCAACAAACTGGATACCCAGTTTGAAGGTACCCTGGGTGCGGCGCACAAACTCATCTTCATCCAGACCAATAAGCTGGTTGTAAAGCATAATCTGCGGAATTGTGGCCTCACCTACGCCCACGGTGCCAATCTGTTCCGACTCAATCACCTGAATCTGACAGTACTGATTTTTTAATACTTTACCCAGTGCCGCAGCAGTCATCCAGCCTGCGGAACCGCCGCCCAATACAATGATTTTTCTTAATTTTTCTGTCATTACTGCCTCAATTTCAACGGTCAACAAAAGGTGCTGCCAAACAGCGGCTAAGGGTTTGTTGATGTTCAGGCATCCCCACCACCAGATTATTCAGATGATAGCGGATTTTCTCCATCGCATCGGCTATCTCTGTGGGGCTGTTGCACGCAAGCAGCCGACTGGGCAATTGTGGCCGTAAGCCCAGACCATAGAGCAGCGCAATACGCTGAACATTGCGTATGGCATCGGTTTCCTGCATTGGCAACCTTCCCAGGCGGGCGAATAAGCGACCGGATTCGGTCTCCAGCGGCGCCTGGTGATATTTCAGGTAGTCCAGTGATTCTTGGTAATACAGTTGCCAGTGTTGATTAAACAGGCTTGCAGTCGCCGGGCAAAGGGTCTGATTCGGCAGCAGATCCAGCCAGCGGATCAGCAGATATTGCAGCGCGCCAAGATCATCCAGTAGCGGGCTGTCCAGCGCCTCTGCAGCCAGACCCAGCTTCAGGCAGTTAGCCTGCCAGAGATGCTGAGGTGCCTGCTGCCGTCTGTGTCGTGTTTTCCAGGCGGGCTTTGCCAGTCGCTTTTCGAGCCATTCAGTTATCTGCTCCTGGCGGTGCAGTGACGGGCTGAACTCCGTATACCAGATACATCTTCCCTGCAACGGATGGTTTACCAGCCACCCCCACGGCGTCCGTTCTACCGATGTATATGGCCGGTTCAGCTCAGAGCCTGGTTGTTCTGCGGATAACTGTATCCGGCAAGCGGCACTGTCTGCCTGATCCGCCGCCGGGCGGCAGTCGATAAAAAAATCCAGCGGCAGGGTTTGTCCGTCATCCAGCACAACATGCTGTATCACGCCCTCTGCTGTTTGTTGCATATTCAGGGTTTCGCTTTGTACAAACGCTACCCCCTGTTGCTGGTTATATTGACGCAACACTGCGGCGAAAGCATGGCTGTCCAGATGTAAACCAAAGTCCAGTAAGGCTTTGAGATCCGGCCGGCTCTGTGGGGCCAAAGCGAACTTGCCATGCCGGGCGGCATGGGCGGCCAGACAATAGGGCTCAAGCTGTTGGTCGGGCTGTGTGGCCAGGTAGCCGAACAGTCCCTGCTCGAATTCAGCCCCATTCTGGCTCAGACCAAAGCTGCCGTAGGGTACAAACCAGCCCGATGACGGCGGACGCGCCTCACTGTTTGCTGCGTCCTTATAATCCCGTCCCAGACTGAAGGTAGCACTGGCCTGTCGCAGTATCTCTATCATATTCAGGCCCAGCATCTGACATACACTTTGCAGCTCGGGACCGCAGGCCACACTGCCGGACTCAGGTTGTAAACCGGGCATTTCGATTGCGCTGCAATGCATCCCGAAGGGTTTAAGTTGCCTGCAGGCCAGCGCTACTGCCATCTGCAGCCACAAGCCCTGACCCACAAATACAAGCTGGCGGATTGACCTCATCTGCCACTCCGAAAGCCATACAGGCTATTGATGGCTGGCGGTTCCCTGGCCGCCATATTCTGTTGTAACGCGTCGGCATGTTTGGGCATCTGAGCCGCCATCTGTTGTAATTTTTGCTGATAGTCAGAGAACCAGGCCATGGCAGATGCCTGACTCTGGCTGTCCAGACGAGCATCCAGATTCCCGGGATACTCCCCCTGCCCCAGTGCCACTGCCAGCCAACTGGCAGGCTGGAACAGACCCTGTCGGTATTCCAGCAGGTGCCCGGTTTCCCGGTACATGGCCAGACGTTCAGCCAGACTGTCAGGAATCTCCATCTGCGCGCAGTGTTGCCAGAAGGGCTCTGGGCGACGGTTTAGCTTGTAGTGCAGAATCAGGAAATCCCGCACCCGCTGGTATTCCAGTTCCATGGTACGGTTGAAGTACTGCCGCTCTGTGTCACCTATCTGTGTGCCCGGAAAACAAGCCAGCAACTGCTGGATAGCCACCTGAATCAGATACAGACTGGTAGACTCCAGTGGCTCCAGAAAACCCGATGACAGACCAATGGCAACACAGTTTTTCACCCAGCTATGGCGGCGCCGTCCGGTCACAAATCTCAGTGACTTAGGGTCATTCAGTGCCATTTCCTGCAAACCGGATAGCAGAGTTTCCTCAGCCTGTTGATCAGACATAAATTCACCACAATACACCAGGCCGTTACCGGTTCGGTGCTGCAACGGTATACGCCATTGCCAGCCAGCTGCTGTGGCCCGGGAGCTGGTATAGACCGGAGGGTTACTATTCGCATCGCTTGGCACTGCCAGTGCTCTGTCACAGGGAAGCCAGCGCTGCCAGTTTTCATAGCCGGCGTGCAGATGTTGTTCAATCAGAACACCGGCGAAGCCGGAACAATCGATAAACAGATCCCCTTCCACCTCTCTGCCATCATCAAGTTTGAGGGCGCGAATATCGCCACTGCAATGCTGAGATACTGCTTCAACCCTGGCATCCAGCCACTCTACACCCTGCTCAATACAGCGCTCTCGCAGCAATTTCGCGTACAAGGTGGCATCCATATGAAAGGCATAGTTGTAGGCTGATAAAGGATCATCGGGCTGCTCTTGCGGATAGCTGAAATGACCTCCCTGGGCCATTAAGACCGCCATCGAGTAATGATCATAGGGTTTCAGGCCGGCTTGTTGATGCTGGCGTAACCACAGCCAGTACTGATGAAAGGGAAGCCCATTGAGATCCTCGCCACTGAAACCGAAGGGATGAAAATAACTGGCGGCCTCCTTGCCCCACCCCTGAAACCGAATGGCCAGTTTATAGGTCGCACCCGTGGACTGGATAAACTGACTTTCATCCAGTCCAATCCATTGATTAAACTGGCGAATATGAGGGATAGTGGCCTCTCCGACACCTACAGTTCCAATCTGAGACGACTCCAGCAAGCAGATGTCGAATTCGCTGGCAGGCAAATATCTTACCAGGGCTGCTGCTGTCATCCATCCGGCGGTACCGCCACCTAAAATGATAATACGCTGTCGCTGCGACACCTGTTGTCTCAGTATTCAAAATGAAAAAAAGGTGCGCCCCGGTTAATCACCAGGAGCGCACCCACACCACACACATTAGCGCACAACTCAGAAGTTGGCCCGCATCACCAGGGCAATTCTGCGATCCGAGACAAACCATGAGCGTCCGGCTTCCAGACCTTCATTATTCAGCATCATAATGGTTTCCGACTGGGAGTTGGTCAGATTGGTGCCCTGCAATCCAATAGTGAAATTGTCATTCACATTGTAAAAGATTGAGCCATCCAACTGACCATGATCGTCGTACCACAATGGCGCCTTACTGATCACATCCCTGGTGGTGAGCAGATATCGGGAGCGCCAGTTGTATGCAAGACGCGCACTCCAGTCTCCTTTTTCATACATGCCTACCAGGTTGAAGGTGCGGTCTGACTGCCCCTGCAAGGGCACATTATCCAGATCCACCCGAATACCCGTGTCATTGTCAGGATTGCCCACCCACTCTGCGTCATCCAGAGATTCTTCGTTATTGGGTACGCCACCAGCGTCGATATAGGTAAAGCTCGCCTGTACCCCCAAACCATCCCAGGGCTCCGGCAATTTATCGAAAAATTG comes from Lacimicrobium alkaliphilum and encodes:
- a CDS encoding DUF6445 family protein — translated: MQLTVQHIGHEQQPLLIVDDFVPNPGGLIDFAMQQTNVLPADGQYPGLRSPAPPAYGQFLLEQLVLHLISFFGASAGELGKADCYYSLVSTPANELTLLQRLPHFDRPHPDELAIIHYLCNEQHGGTSFYRHRSTGFESVTAERQSEYQHRLEADLRESALPTGYINGDTSVFERIASIPARFNRALIYRCSSLHSGDIGPDYGYDLNPLSGRFTIASFLSV
- a CDS encoding tryptophan halogenase family protein; this translates as MTEKLRKIIVLGGGSAGWMTAAALGKVLKNQYCQIQVIESEQIGTVGVGEATIPQIMLYNQLIGLDEDEFVRRTQGTFKLGIQFVDWHKPGSSYFHAFGDVGKNMEGVQFYHYWLKLRALGKAAPLDDYTLTSLACHEKRFMRSIDAGNSPLSNIAYAFHFDAGLFAKYLRELSQGWGVQRTEGKVVEVRQHDNGFIHSLLLEDGSEHEADFFIDCSGFRGLLIEQTLKTGFEDWSHWLPCDNAIAVPSANTKEPWPFTRASAQKAGWQWRIPLQHRVGNGHVYCSQFMSEDEATHILLKNLDGEPLAEPRRIRFKTGKRKQFWNKNCLAVGLAGGFMEPLESTSLHMVQAAISKLFSFFPDRQFAQADIDEFNRQMHFDYDRIRDFLILHYYATQRDDSPFWDYCRTMDVPEELTQKIEQFRSNGRVFRFNNEMFSDLSWFEVMLGQGIEPRGYHPLADIFSEQELARRLESIRGVIRKSVDYMPSHQEFIDQHCKARKVY
- a CDS encoding tryptophan 7-halogenase, producing MRSIRQLVFVGQGLWLQMAVALACRQLKPFGMHCSAIEMPGLQPESGSVACGPELQSVCQMLGLNMIEILRQASATFSLGRDYKDAANSEARPPSSGWFVPYGSFGLSQNGAEFEQGLFGYLATQPDQQLEPYCLAAHAARHGKFALAPQSRPDLKALLDFGLHLDSHAFAAVLRQYNQQQGVAFVQSETLNMQQTAEGVIQHVVLDDGQTLPLDFFIDCRPAADQADSAACRIQLSAEQPGSELNRPYTSVERTPWGWLVNHPLQGRCIWYTEFSPSLHRQEQITEWLEKRLAKPAWKTRHRRQQAPQHLWQANCLKLGLAAEALDSPLLDDLGALQYLLIRWLDLLPNQTLCPATASLFNQHWQLYYQESLDYLKYHQAPLETESGRLFARLGRLPMQETDAIRNVQRIALLYGLGLRPQLPSRLLACNSPTEIADAMEKIRYHLNNLVVGMPEHQQTLSRCLAAPFVDR
- a CDS encoding tryptophan halogenase family protein — translated: MSQRQRIIILGGGTAGWMTAAALVRYLPASEFDICLLESSQIGTVGVGEATIPHIRQFNQWIGLDESQFIQSTGATYKLAIRFQGWGKEAASYFHPFGFSGEDLNGLPFHQYWLWLRQHQQAGLKPYDHYSMAVLMAQGGHFSYPQEQPDDPLSAYNYAFHMDATLYAKLLRERCIEQGVEWLDARVEAVSQHCSGDIRALKLDDGREVEGDLFIDCSGFAGVLIEQHLHAGYENWQRWLPCDRALAVPSDANSNPPVYTSSRATAAGWQWRIPLQHRTGNGLVYCGEFMSDQQAEETLLSGLQEMALNDPKSLRFVTGRRRHSWVKNCVAIGLSSGFLEPLESTSLYLIQVAIQQLLACFPGTQIGDTERQYFNRTMELEYQRVRDFLILHYKLNRRPEPFWQHCAQMEIPDSLAERLAMYRETGHLLEYRQGLFQPASWLAVALGQGEYPGNLDARLDSQSQASAMAWFSDYQQKLQQMAAQMPKHADALQQNMAAREPPAINSLYGFRSGR